Proteins from one Aerosakkonema funiforme FACHB-1375 genomic window:
- a CDS encoding RNA-guided endonuclease InsQ/TnpB family protein: protein MFVFEFKCQGKPEQYAAIESGIRTSQFIRNKCLRYWMDNKGVNGYDLNKYTAKLAKEFPFANKLNSTARQASAERCWSAIAKFFENCKKKIPGKKGFPRFKKNQRSVEYKKSGWSLSEDRKKIAFTDKNKIGTLKLIGTHDLHFYQLEQIQRVRLIKRADGFYCQFCIASDLANEEVKPTGKCIGIDMGLTYFYTDSNGEKVDNSRHLRKSEKALKRLQRRVDKKVKGSNNRRKAINRLGRKHLKVSRQRKDFAVKLARCVMKYNDFVAFEDLKVRNMVKNHRLAKSINDAGWFLFREWLKYFAIKFGKVAVPVASHYTSQECSNCGDKVKKSLSIRTHICKCGTVLDRDENAAINILLKALKLMGYISNTVGHTEINACGETTLYLNLETVLRQGCSVIQESLSL from the coding sequence ATGTTTGTATTCGAGTTTAAATGCCAGGGAAAGCCAGAGCAGTATGCGGCAATCGAGTCAGGCATTCGCACTTCCCAATTCATCAGGAATAAATGCCTGAGATATTGGATGGACAACAAAGGCGTTAATGGCTACGACCTCAATAAATATACTGCCAAACTAGCCAAGGAATTCCCATTTGCAAATAAACTCAACTCGACAGCCAGACAAGCTTCTGCCGAACGTTGCTGGAGTGCGATCGCCAAATTTTTCGAGAACTGCAAGAAAAAAATTCCCGGTAAGAAGGGATTCCCTCGCTTCAAAAAGAACCAACGTTCGGTAGAGTACAAGAAATCCGGATGGTCACTTTCTGAGGATAGAAAAAAGATCGCCTTCACCGACAAGAACAAAATCGGCACGCTTAAACTAATCGGAACTCACGATTTGCACTTCTATCAATTAGAGCAAATTCAAAGAGTCAGATTAATTAAGCGTGCCGATGGTTTTTATTGTCAGTTTTGCATTGCCAGTGACTTAGCCAATGAAGAAGTTAAGCCAACAGGTAAATGTATCGGTATTGATATGGGATTAACCTATTTCTATACTGACAGCAATGGTGAAAAAGTAGATAATTCCAGGCATCTCAGAAAGTCAGAGAAGGCATTAAAGCGATTGCAACGTCGAGTTGACAAAAAGGTTAAGGGTTCCAACAATAGAAGAAAAGCTATTAACCGTTTGGGAAGAAAGCACCTAAAAGTGTCTCGTCAGCGTAAAGACTTTGCGGTGAAGTTAGCAAGGTGCGTAATGAAATATAATGATTTCGTGGCGTTTGAAGACTTGAAGGTGCGGAACATGGTGAAGAATCATCGTTTAGCTAAATCAATTAATGATGCCGGGTGGTTTTTGTTTCGGGAATGGTTGAAATATTTTGCCATTAAGTTTGGCAAGGTTGCGGTTCCCGTTGCATCTCATTACACGAGCCAAGAATGTTCTAATTGCGGCGATAAAGTAAAGAAATCCCTGTCGATAAGAACACACATTTGTAAGTGTGGAACTGTATTAGACAGAGATGAAAATGCCGCGATTAATATTCTATTGAAGGCATTAAAATTGATGGGATATATTTCAAATACCGTAGGGCATACGGAAATCAACGCTTGTGGAGAGACGACTCTCTACCTAAACCTGGAAACAGTGCTTAGGCAAGGTTGCTCGGTGATACAAGAATCCCTATCCCTTTAG